A single region of the Brassica rapa cultivar Chiifu-401-42 chromosome A03, CAAS_Brap_v3.01, whole genome shotgun sequence genome encodes:
- the LOC103856192 gene encoding uncharacterized protein LOC103856192, with translation MDTIRGDLFFIIICSTLFFEISSLPDPSFYDYLRESGLPAGIVPKGVTNFSIDVKTGRFTVALPVPCDAKFENQFHFDYNISGVLSDGRIGNLSGVTQKELFLWFAVRGIHVDPVSSGLIHFDVGVADKQLSLSLFESPRDCTAAEFEHRSVDLSKPRDDDLKKQSSGDKQSIFGPPRNRWTISS, from the exons ATGGATACTATTCGTGGAGATctgttcttcatcatcatctgctCAACTCTCTTCTTCGAGATCTCCTCCCTCCCGGATCCGTCCTTCTACGATTACCTCCGCGAGAGCGGCCTCCCGGCGGGAATAGTCCCCAAGGGAGTCACCAACTTCTCGATCGACGTCAAAACGGGGCGTTTCACCGTCGCTCTCCCCGTCCCCTGCGACGCCAAATTCGAGAACCAGTTCCACTTCGACTACAACATCTCCGGCGTCCTCTCCGACGGCCGGATCGGGAACTTGTCCGGCGTCACGCAGAAGGAGCTCTTCCTCTGGTTCGCTGTCAGAGGGATACACGTGGATCCCGTGAGCTCGGGGCTGATCCACTTCGATGTCGGCGTCGCTGATAAGCAGCTTTCTTTGTCGTTGTTCGAGTCGCCTCGTGATTGCACGGCGGCTGAGTTTGAGCACCGTTCCGTTGATCTCTCGAAACCACGTGATGATGATCTAAAG AAGCAATCGTCTGGAGATAAACAATCGATCTTTGGACCACCGAGGAATCGCTGGACAATAtcatcttag
- the LOC103856193 gene encoding biotin carboxyl carrier protein of acetyl-CoA carboxylase 1, chloroplastic: MASSSFSVTSPAASVYAVTQTSSHLPLPTTRSRLPRRVSFRLSAKLRFLSKPIRSSYPVVKAQSNKVGSGASSNASAPEKTEGKDENSSKDPSSSTDLATEESISEFLTQVTTLVKLVDSRDIVELQLKQLDCELVIRKKEALPQPESPAQYVMMQQPNQSSYVQSVAPPSAPAASPAPSTPASSPTPSPPTPAKSSLPTVKSPMAGTFYRSPGPGEPPFIKVGDKVQKGQVLCIVEAMKLMNEIESDQTGTVVDIVAEDGKPVSLDTPLFVVQP, from the exons ATGGCGTCTTCTTCGTTCTCCGTCACGTCTCCAGCTGCTTCCGTCTATGCAGTCACCCAAACATCTTCACACTTGCCTCTCCCAACCACACGCTCTCGTCTCCCTCGCAGAGTTTCATTCCGTCTCTCCGCCAAGCTCCGCTTTCTCTCCAAG CCTATTCGCAGTAGCTACCCTGTTGTGAAAGCCCAATCTAACAAG GTTGGTAGCGGTGCATCATCAAATGCTTCAGCTCCTGAAAAGACTGAAGGAAAGGATGAAAACTCATCGAAAGACCCTTCTTCTTCGACTGATTTAGCTACAGAAGAGTCTATCTCTGAGTTCCTTACCCAAGTAACAACTCTCGTCAA GCTTGTGGATTCGAGAGACATTGTGGAGTTGCAGTTGAAACAACTCGACTGTGAACTTGTCATTCGAAAAAAGGAAGCTTTGCCACAACCCGAGTCCCCTGCGCAATATGTTatgatgcagcaaccaaaccaaTCATCTTATGTGCAATCAGTGGCTCCTCCTTCTGCACCTGCTGCATCACCAGCACCTTCTACTCCTGCCTCTTCACCTACACCATCTCCACCTACTCCAGCTAAATCATCGCTTCCTACTGTTAAAAGCCCCATGGCTGGCACATTCTACCGTAGTCCAGGACCTGGCGAACCACCCTTTATTAAG GTTGGAGACAAAGTGCAGAAGGGGCAAGTTCTATGCATCGTTGAAGCTATGAAGTTAATGAATGAAATAGAG TCTGACCAAACGGGAACCGTAGTGGATATCGTTGCAGAAGATGGCAAGCCTGTTAGCCTCGACACT CCTCTGTTTGTGGTTCAACCGTAG
- the LOC103856194 gene encoding pentatricopeptide repeat-containing protein At5g16420, mitochondrial, protein MLFPHVKPTRFHQLLHPRLFSAAAAPLQQYFTDNKPPIKPWPKRLFPKRLVSMITQQQNIDLALQIFLYAGKSHPGFTHNYDTYHSILFKLSRARAFDPIESLMAELRNSHPPIRCGENLFIDLLRNYGLAGRFESSLRIFLLIPDYNVRRSVRSLNTLLNVLIQNRRFDLVHAMFKNSKESFGITPNIFTCNLLVKALCKKNDVESAYKVLDEIPEMGLVPNLVTYTTILGGYVARGDMEAGEKVLGEMLDRGWEPDATTYTVLMDGYCKLGRFDEAAKVMDDMERNGIEANEVTYGVMIRALCKEGKAGEARNMFDEMLDSGFMPDSSLCCRVIDALCEDCKVDEACSLWRKMLKKNCMPDNALLSTLIHWLCKEGRVAEARGLFDEFEKGSIPSLLTYNTLISGMCEKGELTEAGRLWDDMVERKCKPNAFTYNVLIEGLCKKGNVKEGVRVLEEMLENGCFPNKTTFLILFEGLQESGKEEDAIKIVSMAVMSGKVDRECWELFLRKFAGELDKGAVVLEELLLHEVSVS, encoded by the coding sequence ATGTTATTTCCCCACGTGAAACCCACGCGCTTCCATCAACTCCTTCATCCCCGCCTCTTCTCCGCCGCCGCCGCTCCTCTCCAGCAATACTTCACAGACAATAAGCCCCCGATCAAACCGTGGCCGAAGCGTCTATTCCCGAAGCGTCTAGTCTCGATGATCACCCAACAGCAGAACATCGACCTCGCTCTCCAGATCTTCCTCTACGCCGGCAAATCACACCCCGGATTCACCCACAACTACGACACCTACCACTCCATCCTCTTCAAGCTCTCCCGCGCCCGCGCTTTCGATCCAATAGAGTCTCTAATGGCAGAGCTTCGCAACTCGCACCCGCCGATCAGATGCGGCGAGAATCTCTTCATCGACTTGCTCCGGAACTACGGCCTCGCGGGCCGGTTCGAATCCTCTCTAAGAATCTTCCTCCTCATCCCTGATTACAACGTGAGACGCTCGGTTCGATCCTTAAACACGCTCTTGAACGTTTTGATTCAGAACAGGAGATTCGATTTGGTCCACGCCATGTTTAAGAACAGTAAGGAGTCTTTTGGAATCACTCCGAACATCTTTACTTGTAATCTTCTGGTCAAAGCTCTTTGCAAGAAGAACGATGTGGAGAGTGCCTACAAGGTGCTCGACGAAATTCCTGAGATGGGTTTGGTGCCGAACTTGGTGACTTACACGACGATTTTAGGTGGGTATGTTGCGAGAGGGGATATGGAAGCGGGGGAGAAGGTTTTGGGAGAGATGTTGGATCGCGGGTGGGAGCCGGATGCGACTACTTATACTGTTTTAATGGATGGTTACTGTAAGTTGGGGAGGTTCGATGAGGCGGCTAAGGTGATGGATGATATGGAAAGGAACGGGATTGAGGCTAATGAAGTGACTTATGGTGTTATGATCAGGGCTTTGTGTAAGGAGGGGAAAGCCGGGGAGGCGCGGAACATGTTCGATGAAATGCTTGATAGTGGTTTCATGCCGGATTCTTCTCTTTGTTGTAGAGTTATCGATGCGCTGTGTGAGGATTGTAAGGTGGATGAGGCGTGTAGTCTGTGGAGGAAGATGTTGAAGAAGAACTGTATGCCTGATAACGCGCTTCTCAGCACTTTGATCCATTGGCTTTGCAAGGAAGGGAGAGTTGCGGAAGCAAGGGGGTTGTTCGACGAGTTCGAGAAAGGCTCGATCCCTAGTCTCTTGACGTACAACACGTTGATCTCAGGGATGTGCGAGAAGGGAGAGTTGACGGAGGCGGGGAGGTTATGGGACGACATGGTTGAGAGGAAGTGTAAGCCGAATGCTTTCACGTATAACGTTCTGATCGAAGGGTTGTGCAAGAAGGGGAATGTTAAGGAAGGAGTGAGGGTTCTTGAGGAGATGCTGGAGAATGGTTGTTTTCCTAATAAAACGACGTTCTTGATACTGTTCGAGGGGTTGCAGGAGTCAGGGAAAGAAGAGGATGCGATTAAGATTGTGTCGATGGCTGTTATGAGCGGGAAAGTTGATAGAGAATGTTGGGAACTTTTCTTGAGGAAATTTGCTGGTGAGCTAGACAAAGGGGCGGTGGTTCTTGAGGAGCTGCTGTTGCATGAAGTTTCTGTCTCTTGA
- the LOC103856195 gene encoding isopentenyl-diphosphate Delta-isomerase I isoform X1, whose protein sequence is MLPIYPSPYFLDPTSGENSPVFRAFSAVVTMADFNDDGMDAVQRRLMFEDECILVDENDRVVGHDTKYNCHLMEKIEAENLLHRAFSVFLFNSKYELLLQQRSKTKVTFPLVWTNTCCSHPLYRDSELIEENVLGVRNAAQRKLLDELGIVAEDVPVNEFTPLGRMLYKAPSDGKWGEHELDYLLFIVRDVKVQPNPDEVADIKYVSREELMELVKKADAGDDDEAVKLSPWFRLVVDNFLMKWWDHVEKGTLIEAADMKTIHKL, encoded by the exons ATGCTCCCGATTTACCCCTCTCCGTATTTCTTGGATCCGACCTCCGGCGAGAACTCACCTGTCTTTCGCGCTTTCTCAGCCGTCGTCACCATGGCTGACTTCAACGATGATGGAATGGATGCTGTTCAGAGACGACTCATGTTTGAGGACGA ATGCATCCTCGTTGATGAAAATGACCGTGTGGTGGGCCATGACACTAAGTACAACT GTCATCTGATGGAAAAGATTGAAGCTGAGAATTTGCTTCACAGGGCTTTCAGTGTCTTCTTATTCAACTCCAAATATGAGTTGCTTCTCCAG CAAAGGTCAAAAACAAAGGTTACTTTCCCACTTGTGTGGACAAACACTTGTTGCAGCCATCCTCTTTACCGTGATTCTGAGCTGATTGAAGAGAACGTTCTAG GTGTAAGAAATGCTGCACAAAGAAAGCTTCTGGATGAGCTCGGTATTGTAGCTGAAGATGTACCAGTCAATGAGTTCACTCCCTTGGGACGCATGCTTTACAAGGCCCCTTCTGATGGCAAATGGGGCGAGCACGAAC TTGACTATCTACTCTTCATCGTCCGGGATGTGAAGGTTCAACCAAACCCAGACGAAGTGGCTGATATCAAGTATGTGAGCAGGGAAGAGCTAATGGAGCTGGTGAAGAAAGCAGATGcaggtgatgatgatgaagctgTGAAACTGTCTCCATGGTTTAGATTGGTGGTGGATAATTTCTTGATGAAGTGGTGGGATCATGTTGAGAAAGGAACTCTTATTGAAGCTGCTGACATGAAAACCATTCACAAACTCTGA
- the LOC103856195 gene encoding isopentenyl-diphosphate Delta-isomerase II, chloroplastic isoform X2 — translation MADFNDDGMDAVQRRLMFEDECILVDENDRVVGHDTKYNCHLMEKIEAENLLHRAFSVFLFNSKYELLLQQRSKTKVTFPLVWTNTCCSHPLYRDSELIEENVLGVRNAAQRKLLDELGIVAEDVPVNEFTPLGRMLYKAPSDGKWGEHELDYLLFIVRDVKVQPNPDEVADIKYVSREELMELVKKADAGDDDEAVKLSPWFRLVVDNFLMKWWDHVEKGTLIEAADMKTIHKL, via the exons ATGGCTGACTTCAACGATGATGGAATGGATGCTGTTCAGAGACGACTCATGTTTGAGGACGA ATGCATCCTCGTTGATGAAAATGACCGTGTGGTGGGCCATGACACTAAGTACAACT GTCATCTGATGGAAAAGATTGAAGCTGAGAATTTGCTTCACAGGGCTTTCAGTGTCTTCTTATTCAACTCCAAATATGAGTTGCTTCTCCAG CAAAGGTCAAAAACAAAGGTTACTTTCCCACTTGTGTGGACAAACACTTGTTGCAGCCATCCTCTTTACCGTGATTCTGAGCTGATTGAAGAGAACGTTCTAG GTGTAAGAAATGCTGCACAAAGAAAGCTTCTGGATGAGCTCGGTATTGTAGCTGAAGATGTACCAGTCAATGAGTTCACTCCCTTGGGACGCATGCTTTACAAGGCCCCTTCTGATGGCAAATGGGGCGAGCACGAAC TTGACTATCTACTCTTCATCGTCCGGGATGTGAAGGTTCAACCAAACCCAGACGAAGTGGCTGATATCAAGTATGTGAGCAGGGAAGAGCTAATGGAGCTGGTGAAGAAAGCAGATGcaggtgatgatgatgaagctgTGAAACTGTCTCCATGGTTTAGATTGGTGGTGGATAATTTCTTGATGAAGTGGTGGGATCATGTTGAGAAAGGAACTCTTATTGAAGCTGCTGACATGAAAACCATTCACAAACTCTGA
- the LOC103856197 gene encoding putative 4-hydroxy-4-methyl-2-oxoglutarate aldolase 2, with product MAFVTTAEVCDANQDLIRSGELKALQPIFQIYGRRQIFSGPVVTVKVFEDNGLIRQFLEEKGNGRVLVVDGGGSQRCAILGGNPVVQAQNNGWAGIIVNGCIRDVDEINGCDIGVRALASHPIKASKKGLGEQRVPVNIAGTRICDGEWVYADTDGVLVSQTELSV from the exons atggCGTTTGTGACCACTGCGGAAGTCTGTGACGCGAACCAAGACCTGATTCGGAGTGGTGAGCTCAAAGCTTTGCAACCCATTTTCCAGATTTACGGCCGAAGACAGATATTCTCAGGTCCTGTTGTTACTGTCAAAGTGTTTGAAGACAATGGCTTGATCCGTCAGTTCCTCGAGGAGAAAG GAAACGGGAGAGTACTTGTGGTGGATGGTGGAGGGAGCCAACGGTGTGCGATACTGGGAGGCAACCCCGTGGTTCAAGCTCAGAACAACGGGTGGGCGGGAATCATTGTGAACGGATGCATCAGAGACGTTGATGAGATCAACGGTTGTGATATTGGAGTGAGAGCTTTGGCCTCTCATCCAATAAAGGCGAGTAAGAAGGGACTTGGAGAGCAACGAGTTCCGGTTAATATTGCAGGGACTCGGATTTGTGATGGTGAGTGGGTTTATGCGGACACTGATGGCGTTCTTGTCTCTCAGACTGAGTTATCCGTTTAA
- the LOC103856196 gene encoding seipin-1 produces the protein MEELDIDLKIPDPLRADWFMVLVDIQADLIYNALLVLTSPLYLLYRSYNRATATISAAERAVKRAPSRIKSGAARVIRRTWYGLMGACQVSMVMVLALIIAAVLGIGVVSLYVEKPVVVRERLFFDYTEENPSAVFSFEKKKRPFGVPVGHKVHVSLVMWMPESDLNRRLGLFQLKVELLSLKGETIARSSQPCMLRFRSKPIRLARTFVMSVPLVAGFANEAQTMRIDALVHQEKWPRTKAVRATLIPRAQTRLLPQLYEAEVVINSKPPWTKRMAYNWKWTLYVWTSMYLYVPILVALLWCFRPFLFPYVASRTVAETERLEMEVVEEVMERRLRERRKTPRRRTFITTRETYT, from the exons atggaaGAACTAGACATAGACCTCAAAATCCCTGACCCATTACGAGCCGACTGGTTCATGGTTCTTGTAGACATCCAAGCTGATCTCATCTACAACGCACTCCTCGTCTTAACCTCACCTCTCTATCTTCTCTATCGCTCGTACAACCGCGCAACCGCTACAATCTCTGCCGCAGAAAGAGCGGTTAAACGCGCCCCCTCACGAATAAAGAGCGGTGCAGCTCGGGTTATTAGAAGGACATGGTATGGTCTAATGGGTGCATGTCAGGTGTCGATGGTGATGGTCTTGGCGTTGATCATAGCGGCTGTTCTCGGTATTGGGGTTGTGAGTTTGTATGTAGAAAAGCCTGTGGTTGTTAGAGAAAGACTCTTCTTCGATTACACTGAAGAGAACCCAAGTGCGGTTTTTAGTTTCGAAAAGAAGAAGAGACCGTTTGGTGTTCCTGTTGGACATAAGGTTCATGTCTCCTTAGTTATGTGGATGCCTGAATCTGATCTTAACCGAAGACTTGGTTTATTTCAG TTGAAGGTAGAGCTACTCTCATTAAAAGGCGAGACAATAGCGAGATCAAGCCAACCTTGTATGTTACGTTTCAGAAGCAAACCCATAAGACTAGCAAGAACATTTGTGATGAGTGTTCCACTTGTTGCCGGATTCGCAAACGAAGCACAAACAATGAGAATAGATGCTTTAGTCCACCAAGAGAAATGGCCAAGAACAAAAGCCGTGAGAGCGACTCTGATTCCACGTGCACAGACTCGGTTACTGCCTCAGTTATACGAAGCTGAGGTCGTTATAAACTCGAAACCTCCATGGACTAAACGAATGGCTTATAATTGGAAATGGACTCTTTACGTCTGGACTTCAATGTATCTATATGTCCCTATTCTAGTCGCCCTTCTATGGTGTTTTAGACCGTTCTTGTTCCCTTACGTTGCTTCAAGAACCGTTGCGGAGACTGAAAGATTAGAGATGGAAGTAGTTGAAGAAGTAATGGAAAGAAGATTGAGAGAAAGAAGGAAGACACCTCGTCGACGAACCTTCATTACAACACGGGAAACTTATACATAG
- the LOC103856199 gene encoding protein METHYLENE BLUE SENSITIVITY 2, with product MTGKAKPKKHTAKELQAKADAALTNRGGGKAGLADRTGKEKGGHAKYECPHCKITAPDLKTMQIHHESKHPKLPYEEPKNLHEALGAAAPESSSKPKPGIRGSLKK from the coding sequence ATGACAGGCAAGGCGAAGCCGAAGAAGCACACGGCGAAGGAGCTCCAGGCCAAGGCCGACGCAGCGCTGACCAACAGAGGCGGAGGAAAGGCGGGGCTCGCCGACAGGACGGGCAAGGAGAAAGGCGGCCACGCGAAGTACGAGTGTCCTCACTGCAAGATCACGGCGCCGGATCTGAAGACGATGCAGATCCATCACGAGTCGAAGCATCCAAAGCTGCCTTACGAGGAGCCGAAGAATCTCCACGAGGCTCTTGGTGCTGCTGCTCCTGAGTCGTCTTCCAAACCGAAACCTGGAATCAGAGGAAGCCTCAAGAAGTGA
- the LOC103856200 gene encoding receptor-like kinase LIP1: MMNCFPCFTSQKSSNPPSGNETNENNEQEVRPPPVAAVKHIEERETEQPPVKTFNFRELATATKNFRQECLLGEGGSGRVYKGTLQSTGQLVAVKQLDKHGLHGTKEFQAEVLSLSKLEHPNLVKLIGYCADGDQRLLVFEFVSGGSLPDHLFEQEPGQKPIDWLTRMKIAFGAAQGLDYLHDKVNPPVIYRDLKAANILLDDEFYPKLCDYGLNNLAPGAGDSMFHSSCVMDTYGYSAPEYTRGEDLTVKSDVYSFGVVLLELITGRRAVDTTKPNDEQNLVAWAQPIFRDPKRYPDMADPLLKKNFSERGINQAVAITSMCLQEEPTARPLISDVMVALNFLSMSTEEGIPDKVPILSFRDKSMSIALSRHGSCSVTPFSLLQKEGDDDSSSASSESEDDDDEKKEESKGSKKKQEEDSGDESGSDDEKGQEEVEKPGSSKSSSSDSGSERASPIDESNATAQSLEIKYSYSSEEEEGDNERLSSSKSDKDCTSFRYDSERNHDDSPKNTSIAHDDHSDDEEEEDHETRLEHIQSSKSEAHSVYSDDDAGEESGESSLNRAEPEEGDHGSSDEE; encoded by the exons ATGATGAATTGTTTCCCCTGTTTCACTTCACAAAAGAGTAGTAATCCTCCTTCTGGGAATGAGACTAACGAAAACAATGAACAAGAAGTCAGACCACCACCTG ttGCTGCGGTAAAACATATAGAGGAAAGAGAAACAGAGCAACCACCGGTTAAAACATTCAATTTCCGGGAACTAGCGACGGCCACCAAGAACTTCCGGCAAGAATGTCTTCTCGGAGAAGGTGGTTCCGGTAGGGTTTACAAAGGAACCCTTCAATCTACTGGCCAG TTGGTAGCTGTAAAGCAGCTAGACAAGCATGGACTACATGGTACAAAAGAGTTTCAAGCTGAAGTCTTATCATTGTCCAAACTCGAACACCCGAATCTCGTCAAGCTTATAGGTTACTGCGCTGATGGAGACCAACGGCTCTTAGTCTTTGAATTCGTCTCCGGAGGCTCCCTTCCAGACCATCTTTTCG AGCAAGAGCCAGGCCAGAAACCGATCGACTGGCTCACGAGGATGAAGATTGCCTTCGGTGCAGCGCAAGGATTGGACTACTTGCATGATAAAGTGAACCCACCGGTGATATACAGAGATTTAAAAGCTGCTAACATCTTGTTGGACGATGAGTTTTACCCTAAGCTTTGTGACTACGGTTTGAATAACCTAGCGCCAGGAGCAGGTGATAGCATGTTTCACTCTTCATGTGTTATGGACACTTATGGCTACTCCGCGCCTGAGTACACTCGAGGGGAGGATCTCACTGTTAAGTCGGATGTGTACAGCTTTGGAGTTGTGTTGCTTGAACTCATCACTGGTAGAAGAGCTGTTGACACCACTAAACCTAATGATGAACAGAATCTAGTTGCTTGG gcACAACCGATTTTTAGAGACCCGAAAAGATACCCGGACATGGCGGATCCTCTCTTGAAGAAGAACTTCTCAGAGAGAGGGATAAACCAAGCAGTGGCGATAACGTCAATGTGTTTACAAGAGGAACCAACTGCTCGTCCTTTGATAAGCGATGTAATGGTTGCGCTTAACTTCCTTTCCATGTCTACGGAAGAAGGTATTCCAGATAAGGTGCCGATACTATCCTTCAGGGACAAGAGCATGTCGATTGCTTTGAGCAGACACGGTTCTTGTTCTGTTACTCCCTTCTCTCTTCTTCAGAAAGAAGGAGACGACGACTCTTCCAGTGCTTCATCGGAGtcagaagatgatgatgatgaaaagaaagaagagtcaAAGGGAAGTAAGAAGAAGCAAGAGGAGGATTCAGGTGATGAGTCTGGTTCAGATGATGAGAAGGGTCAAGAAGAGGTAGAGAAACCTGGAAGCTCTAAGAGCAGTTCCTCTGACTCTGGAAGCGAGAGAGCAAGTCCCATTGATGAAAGTAACGCAACTGCACAGAGTTTGGAGATAAAGTATAGTTATAGctctgaggaagaagaaggagataaCGAGAGGCTAAGCAGCTCTAAATCTGATAAAGATTGCACTTCTTTTCGGTATGACAGCGAGAGGAATCACGATGATTCGCCTAAGAACACAAGCATTGCTCATGATGATCATAGTGATGATGAGGAAGAGGAGGATCATGAAACTCGGCTTGAGCACATTCAAAGCTCAAAATCTGAAGCCCACAGTGTTTATTCAGATGATGATGCAGGCGAGGAAAGTGGTGAGTCGTCTTTGAATAGGGCTGAACCAGAGGAAGGTGACCACGGTTCTTCTGATGAAGAGTGA
- the LOC103856201 gene encoding uncharacterized protein LOC103856201, whose amino-acid sequence MSCPRDSITYNATRCACGIGQLLNRSSGSCEIFGWPSTISTDKDISYKGISFAETLFAFDRIKKFTQSQAVFLEATLVMLLSWLVFCFFLRFTKLGDGRNVWFNLRWWITRLDVFFSTRHWLDDQQIVKKRKTELGGMFSVASWIVFIGLFAALLYQILTKRTIEVHNVRATGSPDLISFENDLEFNITAVSDMSCSNLRGIGNVLTGNPGFSDLKVASLSSFGNYTCRNTTSGPTVNFKCNKCRLANDYIYISWHFVDLPGAPAAAVGFQFNFTSKNGADKKKHVSFVSGTLRNGSILDERPVTFRGSEGNILKFNLFPRIYHHLGDLKLIQPLFHEFIPGSVYRETAQLQASLGRSADGILNTTLFINYLSSYIVEIDHENILGPVSFLADLGGLYCISIGIFFYILVQCEYRIKKLRNEDTIFRRIRKRRKALDHWDKLRRYVAYTYDCRILGDDAIKTTKVSSALCGLARPSTSPSECGSSRTNMQHFIMSAKKPGLSIEKNVTPQPASLEMRPLDSASSLAPNTSNKKSISQSSHSNGDIIPPPPSMEFSEGSSSSEVDAVDIKKKLQLLYDYNVLLREKLLDTQSLLNALGAKASSSSSTKEHST is encoded by the exons ATGTCGTGTCCCAGAGACTCCATCACATACAACGCCACGCGCTGCGCGTGCGGTATCGGCCAGCTTCTAAACCGGAGCTCAGGAAGCTGCGAGATCTTCGGATGGCCGTCGACGATCTCCACCGACAAAGACATCAGCTACAAGGGAATATCCTTCGCAGAGACGCTATTCGCCTTCGACAGAATCAAGAAGTTCACGCAGTCTCAAGCCGTCTTCCTTGAAGCCACGCTCGTTATGCTTCTCTCGTGGCTAGTCTTTTGCTTCTTCCTCAGATTCACCAAGCTCGGCGACGGTCGTAACGTCTGGTTCAATCTCCGTTGGTGGATTACTAGGCTTGATGTCTTCTTCTCCACTAGGCATTGGCTC GATGATCAGCAGATTGTTAAGAAACGCAAGACGGAGCTAGGTGGAATGTTCTCTGTTGCTAGCTGGATTGTCTTCATAGGACTATTCGCTGC GTTGCTTTACCAAATCCTAACCAAGAGAACCATTGAAGTACACAACGTGAGAGCTACTGGTTCTCCAGACCTAATCTCATTCGAAAACGATCTGGAGTTCAACATCACTGCCGTCTCCGACATGAGCTGCTCCAACCTACGCGGCATAGGGAATGTCCTCACTGGTAATCCAGGATTCAGCGACTTAAAAGTAGCTTCTCTGTCAAGTTTTGGGAACTACACTTGTAGGAACACAACTTCAGGACCAACTGTGAACTTCAAGTGCAACAAATGCCGTCTCGCCAACGACTACATCTACATCTCGTGGCATTTCGTTGACCTTCCAGGTGCCCCTGCAGCTGCCGTTGGGTTTCAGTTTAACTTCACTTCTAAGAACGGAGCTGACAAGAAGAAGCATGTGAGTTTTGTTAGTGGAACTCTGAGAAACGGGAGTATACTTGATGAGAGACCGGTAACTTTCCGTGGGAGTGAAGGGAACATATTGAAGTTTAATCTGTTTCCAAGGATTTACCATCATCTGGGGGATCTTAAGCTTATTCAGCCTTTGTTTCACGAGTTTATCCCTGGCTCGGTTTACCGAGAAACTGCTCAGCTTCAAGCGTCTTTGGGGAGGTCAGCAGATGGCATACTCAACACTACACTGTTTATCAACTATCTGTCTTCTTATATTGTTGAGATCGACCATGAGAATATACTCGGTCCTG TTAGCTTTCTTGCTGATCTTGGTGGTTTATATTGCATCAGTATTGGCATATTTTTCTACATACTAGTGCAG TGTGAGTACAGGATCAAGAAGCTGCGAAATGAAGATACCATATTCAGGAGGATACGGAAGCGTCGTAAAGCTCTTGACCACTGGGATAAA CTGAGAAGATATGTTGCATACACATACGATTGCCGGATATTGGGTGATGATGCCATCAAAACAACAAAGGTCTCATCAGCACTCTGTGGCTTAGCTAGACCTTCAACATCTCCTTCGGAATGTGGATCATCAAGAACAAACATGCAGCATTTTATCATGTCGGCCAAGAAACCTGGCTTAAGCATTGAGAAG AATGTAACTCCACAACCTGCAAGCCTAGAGATGAGACCTTTGGATTCAGCTTCTTCCTTGGCTCCTAATACCTCTAACAAGAAGAGTATAAGCCAGTCTTCTCATAGCAATGGCGATATAATCCCTCCACCTCCTTCAATGG AGTTCAGTGAAGGCTCTTCTAGCTCAGAAGTGGACGCAGTTGACATCAAGAAGAAACTACAACTTCTCTATGACTACAATGTATTGCTTAGGGAGAAACTTTTAGACACTCAGTCTTTGCTCAATGCTTTGGGTGCCAAAGCATCATCATCGTCTTCAACTAAGGAACACAGTACTTAG